A genomic window from Gemmatimonas sp. includes:
- a CDS encoding RagB/SusD family nutrient uptake outer membrane protein produces MTAFSAMSRRAVPAATIALATLLGACDLKVTNPGPLLDTDLNNASAIPALVNGMGGDLSNAIGNYLTRGSLAALELRHSGNFAAERKFAAGDIAPEDVNGDWARMHTARYVAEAGLVRMKTVLGDAFETNANTPRAYLYAGFANRFLGENVCNAVYDGGPALPSSTHFVRAESLFTRALTIARALNNTALTNAALAGRAQVYANQGKWTEAAADAALVPVAFRHNAVFSINTTRENMDLATQTISRREVTVWNTVWVADRDSRVPYDTVKTGTTITKGQDGATNFFRQRKYITLGDPVALAKGTEMLLIRAEAALRANDVTNAMLFINQGRTAAALAPLTATTVADAYVHLMRERGAVLWLEGRRLFDLRRWLAEGRNTSLQGRSTCIPISLEERGANPNVSGAQ; encoded by the coding sequence ATGACTGCATTCTCCGCGATGTCCCGCCGTGCCGTACCGGCCGCGACGATCGCTCTCGCGACCCTTCTTGGCGCCTGTGATCTCAAGGTCACGAACCCCGGTCCGCTGCTCGACACGGATCTCAACAACGCCAGCGCTATCCCGGCGCTCGTGAATGGCATGGGTGGCGATCTCTCGAACGCCATCGGCAACTACCTGACCCGCGGATCGCTCGCGGCCCTCGAGCTGCGCCATTCCGGCAACTTCGCCGCCGAGCGCAAGTTCGCCGCTGGCGACATCGCGCCGGAAGACGTGAACGGCGACTGGGCGCGCATGCACACCGCCCGCTACGTCGCCGAAGCCGGACTCGTTCGCATGAAGACTGTGCTCGGCGACGCGTTCGAAACGAACGCCAACACGCCGCGCGCGTACCTCTATGCCGGCTTCGCCAATCGGTTCCTTGGTGAAAACGTCTGCAACGCCGTGTACGACGGCGGACCGGCGCTGCCGAGCAGCACGCACTTCGTGCGCGCCGAAAGCCTCTTCACGCGGGCGCTCACGATTGCCCGCGCGCTGAACAACACGGCGCTCACCAACGCGGCGCTCGCCGGCCGCGCGCAAGTGTACGCCAATCAGGGCAAGTGGACGGAAGCCGCCGCCGACGCGGCGCTCGTGCCGGTCGCGTTCCGCCACAACGCCGTCTTCTCGATCAACACCACGCGAGAGAATATGGATCTGGCGACCCAGACCATCTCGCGTCGTGAAGTGACGGTCTGGAACACGGTGTGGGTGGCCGATCGCGATTCCCGTGTGCCGTACGACACGGTGAAGACGGGCACCACGATCACCAAGGGGCAGGACGGTGCCACCAACTTCTTCCGCCAGCGGAAGTACATCACCCTTGGAGACCCCGTCGCACTCGCCAAGGGCACCGAAATGCTGCTCATTCGTGCCGAAGCGGCCCTGCGGGCCAACGACGTTACGAATGCGATGCTCTTCATCAACCAGGGTCGCACGGCCGCGGCCTTGGCTCCGCTCACCGCGACCACGGTGGCCGACGCCTACGTGCATCTGATGCGCGAACGCGGCGCCGTGCTCTGGCTCGAAGGCCGTCGCCTGTTCGACTTGCGTCGTTGGCTGGCGGAAGGTCGGAACACGTCGCTGCAGGGACGTAGCACCTGCATCCCGATCAGCCTCGAAGAGCGTGGTGCCAACCCGAACGTCAGCGGCGCGCAGTAA
- a CDS encoding rhomboid family intramembrane serine protease: MAYVTYDDFDQPRNPSAVYWLIGLCVGVYFVQATLVGDANMANWFGYSAGDLASRSLWTIGTYMFVHGGIMHLLLNMWTLWLFGPRVERAWGSSTFVWYYLWCGIGGWAFHYMFQRNGGTLVGASAAILGIAVAYASRWPDDEVLFFGVVPMKVKWLVVFMALINITMAVVDSGSIGGTAYAAHIGGMLAGWVYLRAPGAGSLGRFRNRIASAPDYGDDTPRAVPKSSRPREREVDDIVAQSKAAVSRVRPEPRPEPRPTPRPGQTAVAPQPSTALDAVLDKIAAEGMSSLTQAERLLLDEWSKRLRDLT; the protein is encoded by the coding sequence ATGGCCTACGTCACGTACGACGATTTCGATCAACCCCGTAACCCGTCGGCCGTCTATTGGCTGATCGGTTTGTGCGTGGGCGTGTATTTCGTGCAGGCCACGTTGGTCGGCGATGCGAACATGGCGAACTGGTTTGGGTATTCGGCCGGTGATCTGGCGTCACGTTCGCTGTGGACGATCGGCACGTACATGTTCGTGCACGGCGGCATCATGCATCTGCTGCTGAACATGTGGACGCTGTGGTTGTTCGGTCCGCGCGTGGAGCGGGCGTGGGGCAGCAGCACCTTCGTGTGGTACTACCTCTGGTGCGGCATTGGCGGTTGGGCGTTTCACTACATGTTCCAGCGCAACGGCGGCACGCTGGTCGGCGCATCGGCGGCGATTCTTGGCATCGCGGTGGCGTACGCCTCGCGCTGGCCCGACGATGAAGTGCTGTTCTTCGGCGTGGTGCCGATGAAGGTGAAGTGGTTGGTGGTGTTCATGGCGCTGATCAACATCACGATGGCCGTGGTCGATTCCGGCAGCATCGGCGGCACGGCGTACGCCGCGCACATCGGCGGCATGTTGGCGGGCTGGGTGTATCTCCGTGCCCCGGGTGCCGGCAGTCTGGGTCGTTTCCGCAATCGCATCGCGTCGGCGCCGGATTACGGTGACGACACGCCGCGCGCGGTGCCCAAATCATCGCGTCCGCGTGAGCGGGAAGTCGACGATATCGTGGCGCAGAGCAAGGCGGCGGTGTCGCGCGTACGTCCCGAACCGCGCCCGGAACCGCGTCCGACGCCGCGCCCCGGCCAGACGGCCGTCGCGCCGCAGCCGAGCACCGCGCTGGATGCCGTGCTGGACAAGATCGCGGCCGAAGGGATGTCGAGTTTGACGCAGGCCGAGCGACTGCTGTTGGACGAATGGTCGAAGCGTCTGCGCGACCTCACCTGA
- a CDS encoding TonB-dependent receptor, producing MFLPILRRAALAGRRGTAAMFGLALSIATASPLAAQAIGTIVGRVVDGDNGQPVAAAQVTVAGTQLGRSTGDDGRFTLTNIPSGALTITVRRIGYQLQSRPITLAAAATVTANFTLVKSSVSLAGVVVTATGEERKKEVGNAVTTVGSADFERGAVANTQQILQGRSTGVTIQANGGGPGSGGNIRLRGVNSITQGNRPLIYVDGIRIFNGNSPTGVSSRQSVSPLNDIAAADIDRIEVVKGPAATTLYGTEASGGVIQIFTKRGREGPAVWTLEASAGVNSMGDFGPRSDPTRMFVRECRGPNVVDGNGVAFEDATCPASGSWLQNGFLGRYSLGVRGSGSGINYAISGNLDNEFGVLRVGHNKTGGLRANLGFAPSKTVTLALNTSWQRRNTAMISDGNSADGFLLNVSRGPGSNFKGAGCSNTTITCVVNDTLFSKGNTIGGDHFITGGTATWNPTANISNRLSIGIDYNNNDQRTVNPFGYPRTPTGQYFQTLWNRQLMTVDLASTWKQTYSKNFSGTSSVGGQLFDSRLNSTDLQGDNFAGPGLPTLISASLRQITDVNQQRVINAGFFAQQMIGWRDRLFVTAGARVDGNSAFGSGFGLQTYPKLSMSYVLSDESFWPSNLIETFKFRAAVGEAGKAPGAFDATRTWNPIAAEGGLSGFTPGQLGNPNLGPERTRESEVGFDAGFWGGRLGAVVTYFSARTNDAIINVAYPPSQGFATNQPENVGTIKNSGLEAQLTASFEPTSWSRLETRLQFTRVKGEAVDLGGRVLTIDALSRSYVQEGLPLPSYVGLKVRNPNELGAAIVDTNQFLGATFPTQIINPSITLTLFKNFTIDAVGEFQRGGHLLNAIGFQNAGLGIWQPCFAAQKALRAAAAGDAAALAGVNAKDRMRCSIVAAQRDYSYWVESSDFFKLRSISASYDVPKRFTPGARNMTVSVAGRNLFVNTKYTGSDPEVADQRTSTFSRRDYYVFPTYRTFLFSVRTSF from the coding sequence GTGTTCCTTCCCATACTTCGGCGCGCTGCGCTGGCGGGACGGCGCGGCACCGCAGCCATGTTCGGGCTCGCGCTGTCGATTGCCACTGCCTCTCCGCTCGCGGCCCAAGCCATCGGCACCATCGTCGGCCGCGTCGTTGACGGCGACAACGGTCAGCCGGTTGCCGCCGCGCAGGTCACCGTTGCCGGTACACAGCTCGGACGCTCGACCGGCGACGACGGACGTTTCACGCTGACCAACATCCCGTCGGGTGCGCTGACGATCACGGTGCGTCGCATCGGCTATCAGTTGCAGTCGCGCCCGATCACGCTCGCCGCTGCGGCCACCGTCACCGCCAACTTCACGCTCGTCAAGAGCAGCGTGTCGCTCGCTGGCGTCGTCGTCACCGCCACCGGTGAAGAGCGCAAGAAGGAAGTCGGTAACGCCGTCACCACCGTCGGCAGCGCCGACTTCGAACGCGGTGCGGTCGCGAACACGCAGCAGATTCTGCAGGGTCGTTCCACCGGTGTCACCATTCAGGCGAACGGCGGCGGTCCCGGCTCCGGCGGCAACATTCGCCTCCGTGGCGTCAACTCGATTACACAGGGCAACCGCCCGCTGATCTACGTCGACGGCATCCGTATCTTCAACGGCAACTCGCCGACCGGCGTCTCGTCGCGCCAGTCCGTGTCGCCGCTCAACGACATCGCCGCCGCCGATATCGATCGCATCGAAGTCGTGAAGGGGCCGGCCGCCACCACGCTGTACGGCACCGAGGCATCCGGCGGCGTGATTCAAATCTTCACCAAGCGTGGCCGCGAAGGCCCCGCCGTGTGGACGCTCGAAGCCAGTGCCGGCGTGAATAGCATGGGCGACTTCGGCCCGCGCTCCGATCCGACGCGCATGTTCGTGCGCGAATGCCGCGGGCCAAATGTCGTGGACGGGAACGGCGTCGCCTTCGAAGATGCCACCTGCCCCGCCAGTGGCTCGTGGCTGCAGAACGGCTTCCTGGGCCGTTACTCGCTCGGTGTGCGTGGATCCGGCAGCGGCATCAACTACGCGATCTCCGGGAATCTCGATAACGAGTTCGGCGTGCTCCGCGTCGGTCACAACAAGACCGGCGGCCTCCGCGCGAACCTCGGCTTCGCGCCGTCCAAGACCGTGACGCTCGCGCTCAACACGTCGTGGCAGCGCCGCAATACGGCGATGATCTCCGACGGTAACAGCGCCGACGGATTTCTCCTCAACGTCTCGCGCGGCCCCGGCTCGAACTTCAAGGGCGCCGGCTGCAGCAACACGACGATCACCTGCGTCGTGAACGACACCCTGTTCTCGAAGGGCAACACCATTGGCGGTGATCACTTCATCACCGGCGGCACGGCCACGTGGAATCCGACGGCGAACATCAGCAACCGTCTCTCCATCGGTATCGACTACAACAACAACGATCAGCGAACCGTCAATCCGTTCGGCTATCCGCGCACACCGACCGGGCAGTACTTCCAGACGCTCTGGAATCGTCAGCTCATGACGGTCGACCTCGCGAGCACGTGGAAGCAGACGTACAGCAAGAATTTCTCGGGCACGTCGTCGGTCGGCGGTCAGCTGTTCGACAGCCGTCTCAACTCGACCGACCTGCAGGGCGACAACTTCGCCGGCCCCGGCCTCCCCACATTGATCTCCGCGTCGCTACGTCAGATCACCGATGTGAACCAGCAGCGCGTCATCAACGCCGGCTTCTTCGCCCAGCAGATGATCGGCTGGCGCGACCGCCTGTTCGTCACCGCTGGCGCCCGCGTGGACGGCAACTCGGCGTTCGGCTCGGGCTTCGGACTGCAGACGTATCCCAAGCTCAGCATGTCGTACGTGCTCTCCGACGAATCGTTCTGGCCATCGAATCTCATCGAAACGTTCAAGTTCCGCGCCGCCGTCGGTGAAGCCGGCAAGGCGCCGGGCGCCTTCGACGCCACGCGCACCTGGAACCCGATCGCCGCCGAAGGCGGTCTCTCCGGCTTCACGCCCGGCCAGCTCGGCAACCCGAACCTCGGCCCCGAGCGCACGCGCGAAAGTGAAGTGGGCTTTGACGCCGGCTTCTGGGGCGGCCGTCTCGGCGCGGTGGTCACGTACTTCAGCGCGCGCACCAACGACGCCATCATCAATGTCGCGTATCCGCCGTCGCAGGGCTTCGCCACCAACCAGCCCGAGAACGTCGGCACGATCAAGAATAGCGGCCTCGAAGCGCAGCTCACCGCGTCGTTCGAGCCCACCAGCTGGTCACGCCTCGAAACGCGCTTGCAGTTCACGCGCGTGAAGGGTGAAGCCGTCGATCTCGGCGGTCGCGTCCTCACCATCGACGCGCTCTCGCGCAGCTACGTGCAGGAAGGCTTGCCGCTGCCGTCGTACGTGGGCCTCAAGGTTCGCAACCCGAATGAACTTGGCGCCGCCATCGTCGACACCAACCAGTTCCTCGGCGCCACCTTCCCCACGCAGATCATCAATCCGTCGATCACGCTGACGCTCTTCAAGAATTTCACCATCGACGCCGTCGGTGAATTCCAGCGCGGTGGACATCTGCTCAACGCGATCGGCTTCCAGAACGCCGGACTCGGCATCTGGCAGCCTTGCTTTGCGGCGCAGAAGGCGCTCCGCGCAGCAGCCGCCGGTGATGCGGCGGCCTTGGCCGGCGTGAACGCGAAGGACCGCATGCGCTGCTCGATTGTCGCCGCCCAGCGTGACTACAGCTACTGGGTGGAGAGCTCGGACTTCTTCAAGCTCCGTAGCATCTCAGCCTCGTACGACGTGCCGAAGCGCTTCACGCCCGGCGCCCGCAACATGACCGTCTCGGTTGCCGGACGGAATCTCTTCGTCAACACGAAGTACACCGGCTCCGATCCCGAAGTCGCCGACCAGCGCACGAGCACCTTCTCGCGTCGCGACTACTACGTCTTCCCGACGTACCGCACGTTTCTGTTTAGCGTGAGGACGAGCTTCTGA
- a CDS encoding YncE family protein yields the protein MRRALHLLSTLALVTAPLHAQSAGGVPSSGTLVITNKSPATATIIDVASARVLATLPTQPGPHEVVLSRDGRVAVVSDYGAQTGGNTLTVIDVPALRVARTITLGAYRRPHGLVLLPGDSLVAVTSETNKQLLIVRIATGDIVQAIATQQNGSHMVGVTANGTRAWTGNIGSNSISELDLVKGIVLRNIMVPAQPEAINVTPDGREVWVGSNATGLLSVVDAASGKVSTAAEGFGWPYRVLFSPDNALVLLPDLKKEELRFVDRRTRRELGRLALPGMGPQGIIFTPDGTHAFLSLSTGARIAVIDVAARRVVREITAGDTPDGIAYTTRVVDALPAGFRGAFADADSRARTIVFWYQCVGAIARLRAEGGFGPAATAPRLIYCERTRDGVPVGGVYDIDPAFRSVQRFSAVRLDGTRERYSGAIDTARVALEAKLVNDVTREVTPAFAKLGRPFSVVPVPRSDGGLEAWAIPRATKARMFVTGGEVAFARLTDGAIRRTVDHTATWTQLPLTADGELEIPSAERDVAAVADLFTAHYHGALGRDVSVHTATMVSRLVSGIDPVTGARAVWQHAVKAPAR from the coding sequence ATGCGTCGCGCATTGCATTTGTTGTCCACGTTGGCTCTCGTCACCGCTCCGCTGCACGCGCAGAGTGCAGGTGGCGTTCCGTCCAGCGGCACGCTGGTCATCACCAACAAGTCACCAGCCACCGCGACCATCATCGATGTCGCGAGCGCCCGCGTGCTTGCCACGTTACCCACGCAGCCGGGCCCACATGAAGTCGTGCTGTCGCGCGACGGACGCGTCGCCGTGGTGTCCGACTATGGCGCGCAAACCGGCGGCAACACGCTCACGGTCATTGACGTGCCAGCGCTGCGCGTGGCGCGCACCATCACCCTCGGTGCGTACCGACGGCCACACGGGCTCGTGCTCCTCCCCGGCGATTCCTTGGTAGCCGTCACGTCGGAGACCAACAAGCAGCTGCTCATCGTGCGCATCGCGACTGGTGACATCGTGCAGGCGATCGCCACGCAGCAGAACGGGTCGCACATGGTGGGCGTCACCGCGAACGGCACCCGCGCGTGGACCGGAAACATCGGCAGCAATTCGATCTCTGAACTCGATCTCGTGAAGGGCATCGTGCTGCGCAACATCATGGTGCCTGCACAGCCCGAGGCGATCAACGTGACGCCCGATGGACGCGAGGTCTGGGTGGGCAGTAACGCGACCGGGTTACTCAGTGTGGTCGACGCCGCCAGCGGGAAGGTATCGACCGCCGCCGAAGGCTTTGGCTGGCCCTATCGCGTGCTCTTCTCGCCGGACAATGCGCTGGTACTGCTCCCCGATCTCAAGAAGGAAGAGCTGCGCTTCGTGGATCGCCGCACGCGCCGCGAACTCGGACGCCTCGCCCTTCCCGGCATGGGACCACAGGGCATCATCTTCACGCCCGACGGCACGCATGCGTTCCTGTCGTTGAGTACTGGTGCGCGGATCGCGGTCATCGACGTCGCAGCCCGCCGTGTCGTGCGCGAGATCACCGCCGGTGACACGCCCGACGGCATCGCGTACACGACCCGCGTCGTCGATGCGTTGCCGGCCGGCTTTCGCGGGGCATTCGCCGACGCGGACAGTAGAGCGCGCACCATCGTGTTTTGGTATCAGTGCGTGGGCGCGATCGCGCGCCTGCGCGCCGAGGGAGGGTTCGGACCGGCAGCGACCGCACCACGCCTCATCTACTGCGAGCGAACGCGCGACGGCGTTCCGGTTGGTGGCGTGTACGACATCGACCCCGCCTTCCGTTCGGTGCAGCGATTCAGCGCCGTGCGACTCGATGGTACGCGCGAGCGGTACAGCGGGGCGATCGATACCGCTCGCGTTGCGCTGGAGGCCAAGCTGGTCAACGACGTCACTCGCGAGGTGACCCCGGCGTTCGCGAAGCTGGGACGGCCCTTCTCGGTCGTACCGGTGCCGCGGAGCGACGGCGGGCTCGAAGCGTGGGCGATTCCTCGCGCCACGAAAGCTCGCATGTTCGTGACGGGGGGTGAGGTAGCCTTCGCGCGCCTCACCGACGGCGCGATACGCCGCACGGTGGATCACACGGCCACCTGGACTCAGCTTCCGTTGACCGCCGACGGCGAACTCGAAATCCCGAGCGCTGAGCGCGACGTGGCCGCCGTCGCCGATCTGTTCACCGCGCACTATCATGGCGCGCTCGGTCGTGACGTCAGTGTGCACACCGCCACCATGGTGAGCCGGCTCGTCTCGGGCATCGATCCTGTCACGGGCGCCCGCGCGGTGTGGCAACATGCCGTGAAAGCACCGGCGCGTTGA
- a CDS encoding pyridoxal-phosphate dependent enzyme: MSTTLATPHTSDAAPTDAAVHEEHIRHRRPYGSVLETIGWTPMIRLARVARGIRTPLYGKADFFNPGGSVKDRVGMPMIESHERAGTLKPGGTIVEATSGNTGVGLAIAAALKGYRCIFTMPDKMSQEKVRLLKAFGAEVIITPTAVPHDHPQNYVMMAKRIVSETPGAVLAGQFENPANPAAHMATTGPEIWEQTDGRITHFVAGAGTGGTITGVARYLKSKNPNIKIIAADPMGSVLAELWRSKGEGHPTGAPYKVEGVGQDCIPLTLDMSVIDEFISVSDKDAFGMARRLTREEGIFVGGSAGMIAHAAMNVARRLDDPDACVVTFLCDTGERYLSKVFNDEWMRENQMLDVSPTTIAAVLGNKDASAPAIVSVAPGASVRQAIRLMALHNVSQVPVMDGAVCIGSVAESQLTSKSLADPKVLDQSVSDVMDQPFPVVESDQPVESVAKLLSKSNRAVLMKKDGVVQGIVTRFDVLEHLMHR; encoded by the coding sequence ATGTCCACCACCCTGGCGACTCCCCACACGTCCGACGCGGCTCCCACCGATGCGGCTGTGCACGAAGAACACATCCGGCATCGCCGCCCCTACGGCAGTGTCCTGGAAACGATCGGCTGGACGCCGATGATTCGGCTGGCCCGCGTGGCGCGTGGCATCCGGACGCCCCTCTACGGCAAGGCCGACTTTTTCAATCCGGGCGGCAGCGTGAAGGACCGGGTCGGAATGCCGATGATCGAGTCGCACGAACGCGCCGGCACGCTCAAGCCCGGCGGCACGATCGTGGAAGCGACGAGCGGCAATACCGGCGTCGGACTGGCCATCGCGGCGGCACTCAAGGGCTATCGCTGCATTTTCACGATGCCCGACAAGATGTCGCAGGAAAAGGTGCGCCTGCTGAAGGCGTTCGGGGCCGAAGTGATCATCACACCGACTGCGGTGCCGCACGATCATCCGCAGAACTACGTGATGATGGCCAAGCGTATCGTGAGCGAGACGCCAGGCGCCGTGCTGGCAGGTCAGTTCGAGAACCCGGCCAATCCGGCGGCGCACATGGCCACCACGGGTCCCGAAATCTGGGAGCAGACCGATGGTCGGATCACGCACTTCGTGGCCGGTGCCGGCACGGGCGGCACAATCACCGGCGTCGCGCGCTACCTCAAGAGCAAGAACCCGAACATCAAGATCATCGCCGCGGACCCGATGGGATCGGTGCTCGCCGAGTTGTGGCGCAGCAAGGGAGAGGGACATCCCACCGGCGCGCCGTACAAGGTGGAAGGCGTGGGCCAGGACTGCATCCCGCTCACGCTCGACATGAGTGTGATCGATGAATTCATCTCGGTGAGCGACAAGGATGCCTTCGGGATGGCGCGTCGTCTCACGCGTGAAGAAGGCATCTTCGTGGGCGGATCCGCCGGCATGATCGCACACGCCGCCATGAATGTGGCGCGTCGTCTCGATGATCCCGACGCGTGCGTCGTCACCTTCCTCTGCGACACCGGCGAGCGGTATCTCAGCAAGGTGTTCAACGACGAATGGATGCGCGAGAACCAGATGCTCGATGTGTCGCCCACGACCATCGCCGCGGTGCTCGGCAACAAGGACGCGAGCGCACCGGCTATCGTGAGCGTGGCGCCGGGGGCCTCGGTGCGTCAGGCCATTCGCCTGATGGCGCTGCACAACGTGTCGCAGGTGCCGGTGATGGATGGCGCGGTGTGCATCGGCAGCGTGGCGGAATCACAGCTCACGTCGAAGTCGCTGGCCGATCCGAAGGTGCTCGATCAGTCGGTGAGTGACGTGATGGATCAGCCGTTCCCGGTGGTCGAAAGCGATCAGCCGGTGGAGAGCGTGGCGAAGCTGTTGTCGAAGAGCAACCGCGCCGTGTTGATGAAGAAGGACGGTGTGGTGCAGGGCATCGTGACGCGCTTCGATGTGCTCGAACATCTGATGCACCGCTAG
- a CDS encoding D-alanine--D-alanine ligase, producing MRITVLLGGVSAEREVSLSSGLRIAVALRAKGHEVICLDPAEGVFTRETERTLLAAGVGSAPPSLDALAGLSSQSLSPALGTMTEITDAECVFLALHGGQGEDGTVQALLDLVGVPYTGSGHLASALAMDKHLSKVVLRAAGVATANWMMAPADGVMDAEEVGRQLDWPVVVKPSKQGSTVGLSIVREPGELAAAVTEAFKYDDEVMVERFVPGQELTVGILGDVVLPTIEIVPMKELYDYECKYTPGMAKEFVAELSPEVESTLADQARRAFVALKLGGYARIDFRLDPHGQPWCLEANTLPGMTPTSLIPQAAAAAGVLFPDLCERIVQLALTNRDRLRG from the coding sequence ATGCGAATCACCGTGTTGCTGGGCGGCGTCTCCGCCGAACGTGAAGTGTCGTTGTCGTCGGGGCTGCGTATTGCGGTGGCGCTCCGTGCCAAGGGCCATGAGGTGATTTGCCTCGACCCCGCCGAAGGCGTGTTCACGCGGGAAACCGAGCGCACGCTGCTGGCCGCTGGTGTGGGGAGTGCGCCGCCGTCGCTCGACGCGCTGGCCGGACTATCCTCCCAGTCCCTCTCGCCGGCGCTTGGCACCATGACCGAGATCACCGACGCCGAGTGCGTGTTTCTGGCGCTGCACGGCGGTCAGGGCGAAGACGGCACGGTGCAGGCCCTCCTCGACCTCGTGGGTGTGCCGTATACCGGCAGCGGCCACTTGGCGAGCGCGTTGGCCATGGACAAGCACCTCTCGAAGGTCGTGCTGCGGGCAGCGGGTGTGGCCACCGCGAATTGGATGATGGCGCCGGCGGACGGCGTCATGGACGCCGAGGAGGTCGGGCGTCAACTGGACTGGCCGGTAGTGGTGAAGCCATCCAAGCAGGGCAGCACGGTGGGCCTGTCGATCGTGCGCGAGCCGGGTGAGCTGGCGGCGGCGGTGACCGAGGCCTTCAAGTACGACGACGAGGTCATGGTTGAGCGGTTCGTGCCGGGGCAGGAACTCACGGTGGGCATTCTGGGTGACGTGGTGCTGCCGACCATCGAGATCGTACCGATGAAGGAGCTGTACGACTACGAGTGCAAATACACGCCGGGGATGGCCAAGGAGTTCGTGGCCGAACTGTCGCCGGAGGTCGAGTCCACACTGGCTGATCAGGCGCGCCGGGCCTTCGTGGCGCTGAAATTGGGTGGATACGCCCGAATCGACTTCCGGCTGGACCCCCACGGGCAGCCGTGGTGTCTTGAGGCCAACACGTTGCCCGGGATGACGCCGACCAGTCTCATCCCACAGGCGGCGGCCGCCGCCGGTGTCTTGTTTCCCGATCTCTGTGAGCGCATCGTGCAACTGGCGCTCACGAACCGGGATCGGCTACGGGGCTGA
- a CDS encoding class I SAM-dependent methyltransferase, with product MTAWIVAALCGVVCLMLTVRLLADRARRKQQGLFGPWPIRRIRLHELDPVFTPGRFGPTIETEVTFIGRGPMLVPGGTSDAEAWILAVLAKRAERLFEFGTCTGKTAYLWSRNAPSNASINTITLAPSQQHEYVKAPNDTDEDTKFALRESAFDEFLYSGTPYADRVEQLYGDSKQFDEAPFLNRADLVFVDGSHAQSYVESDSAKAMRIVKPGGLVLWHDYAGPGHAPGVFAALNALAKRVPLRHVDGTTFVMWRRPI from the coding sequence ATGACCGCCTGGATCGTTGCCGCGCTGTGCGGCGTCGTGTGCCTGATGCTGACCGTTCGGCTGCTCGCCGACCGGGCTCGCCGGAAGCAGCAAGGTCTGTTCGGACCGTGGCCAATCAGACGCATCCGGCTGCACGAACTCGATCCGGTGTTTACCCCGGGCCGCTTCGGTCCGACGATCGAGACGGAAGTGACGTTCATCGGACGTGGCCCGATGCTGGTGCCGGGCGGCACCAGCGATGCGGAGGCCTGGATCCTGGCGGTGCTGGCGAAACGGGCGGAGCGCCTCTTCGAATTCGGCACATGCACCGGGAAAACGGCCTATCTGTGGAGCCGGAACGCGCCGAGTAACGCCTCGATTAATACCATCACTTTAGCGCCATCACAGCAACATGAATACGTCAAAGCACCAAACGACACGGACGAAGACACCAAGTTCGCTCTGCGTGAGTCGGCGTTCGACGAGTTCCTGTACTCCGGGACGCCATACGCCGACCGCGTGGAGCAGCTGTACGGCGACAGCAAACAGTTCGACGAAGCGCCCTTTCTGAACCGGGCCGATCTGGTTTTTGTGGACGGATCCCACGCGCAGTCGTATGTGGAGAGCGACTCTGCCAAAGCGATGCGGATCGTGAAGCCGGGAGGGTTGGTGCTGTGGCACGACTACGCCGGGCCCGGACACGCGCCCGGCGTGTTCGCGGCGCTGAATGCGCTGGCGAAGAGGGTGCCGCTCCGGCACGTAGACGGAACGACCTTCGTGATGTGGCGTCGGCCGATCTAG
- the queF gene encoding preQ(1) synthase, producing MPKPELLETFPNPYGDRKYEIFMETTEFTSLCPLGGIETDAAELKLLEGGAPDFATIRITYQPAEVCLELKSLKMYLWSFRNDGIFYERAVNRILDDLVAACDPHTMTVVGDFNVRGGLKSIITATATKAE from the coding sequence ATGCCCAAGCCTGAACTGCTGGAGACGTTTCCGAATCCCTACGGGGATCGCAAGTACGAAATTTTCATGGAGACGACGGAATTCACGTCGCTCTGTCCACTCGGCGGCATCGAAACCGATGCGGCGGAGTTGAAGTTGCTCGAGGGCGGCGCTCCCGACTTCGCGACGATCCGCATCACGTATCAGCCGGCCGAGGTATGTCTCGAGCTGAAGAGCTTGAAGATGTATCTCTGGAGCTTCCGCAACGACGGCATCTTTTACGAGCGTGCGGTGAACCGGATCCTTGATGATCTGGTGGCGGCGTGCGATCCGCACACGATGACGGTGGTCGGCGATTTCAACGTGCGTGGTGGTTTGAAGAGCATCATCACGGCGACGGCGACTAAGGCCGAGTAG